The sequence TAATTGTCGTAATTCATCAGCTTTAGCAGGTCGCGCGAGATGCGATACATCTCAAAATGCTCAAACGGCGCGCGCCTGAGACTCACCAGAACGTGGATCGGTATCTCGTAGGGCGTGAGCAGCGAGGTTATCGCATTCACGAGATGGCCGAGGCCGGAACTTTGAATATAGACGAGCGGCTTTTTACCCGCCATATAGGCACCGGCGGCGATACTCAGGGCGACGTCCTCGCGCGTTGCGGGAATAAATTCCGTTGTCTCATCGGCCTCCATCTCTTTGATAAAGCCCTTGAGAAACGAGCACGGCACGCCTACAAAGAAGTCGTATCCCTGGGCTTTGAAATCGTGATAAAGATGACCGGTGTCTTCGCCGTGGCTCAATTCTCGACCTCCACCCACATATTCCTGTAATCGTCAAACGTATCGACCTCGGCCCAGCCTTTATAGATATCGAGGCACGATATCGCAATGCCGCGATCGATCAACTCCTGAAGCATGTCGCTAAACGAGGCTTTGTCAAAGGTTTCTGCCTCGTGAAACGCCCCTTCCGCATTACGCGCTTTCGCATCATGATAGGCAGCCTTGAACTGCTCGATGCCCTCTTCTGAGAACAGCGCCATGCCGATGAATTCGGCATTGGCGTGCGACTTGTCGAGCTTGCGGCCGGCCTTCAGCGCTGTGTTAAGGCTGTCGTCCGGCAGGAAGAGCCCCTCGCTCTTAAGCTGCCGCTGAGTCTGGATCATTTCCGGGTAGCTCGGGCTGCTGCCATTGAGCGAGCCATGGGCACCCGACTGAGCGTGATCAACAACGACGGTTATGTCAGCCTCCGAGCGAAGGAGCCGTTCGAGGATGCCTCGGTCAAAAACGATGTCACCGTAGAGCAGAAGTGTGCGCCCTTTTAACACCTGCTCAGCGGTAAAGAACGACCCTAGCGCGGTCGTGTTAGCAAAATCGTCATTGTCAAAGTACCGAACATCGGCGATATCGACCATCTCTTTTTTATAGCCGCGAACGACAGAGATATTGCGGACCCCGTATGAGATCAGGGAATCTATCTGTCGCTGGAGAATGGTCTTGCCCTTGACCTCGAGCATCGACTTGGGCCGGTCGGCGATGAGCGGCATCAGGTGCTCCTTAAAGCCCTGGCCCGCCGCAACGATCACGGCCGAGACATTCTGCGAGGTCGTCGGCAGATACTGCGCCTCATTGGCCTGCAGTTCGTCTACACCCATCAGCCGATAGACCTCTTTCATAGGCACGATATTCTCGTCGATCGTTGAGAGGCGTTGTGTCTCGCGGAGCTTCGAGAGCGTCGCCTGCGTGCTCTTGATCGCCGAGCGCAGGCCGTGATTGGCAAAAATGACCGCCTTGAAACCATTCTCTGCGAGTTCAGGAGCAGAGATCGTGTTGTAGGTCGTCGGAACGGACACGAGCGGCGTCTCGCGGTCCCACTGCTTGGCAAATTCAATGATCTCGTCCGGCAGCTTTGCCTTTGAGTGGATCAGGACGAGGTCAGCACCGGCGTCAGCGTATGCACGGCCGCGCTTGAGCGCCTCTTCCATACCCCAGCCTGCGATCAACGCCTCGGTGCGGGCGATGACGACGAAATCACGGTCCTTCTGCGTCTCTTTGGCGGCACGGATCTTCCCCGCAAACTCCTCGACAGATTCAAGTTCACGCTTGACGCTGTCGTAGAAGCTGCACCGCTTTGGGAAGACATTATCCTCTATACACACGGCGGCAATACCGGCCTTTTCATACTCCTCGACCATTCGCATCACGTTGATCGCGTTGCCGTAGCCGTTGTCACAATCGGCAATGACCGGGGCCTTGATGGCATCATTCATGCTCCGGGCAATGGCGAGGTTCTCAGCCATTGTCAAGATATTTGCATCCGGCATAGCATGTGAGGCCGAGATCTCGAATCCACTCGCCCATATGGCGTCAAAACCCGCCTCCTCGCCGAGTTTTGCCGTCAGGCCGTTGTGTGCCCCGATAACGAGCACCGGCTCGCGAGTCGCGAGCAGTTCACGCAGTTGTCTTGCTTTAGTCATCTTATTTTACCTACTAACGGAATACGCCCGTCTAGGACGGGCCGCATTGAGGAAGTCCAAACTTTTAATGATACCGTCTCGATGGCCTCAAATCCAATTCGACATGACTAGTAGAACGTCGCCGTTCGCTTCTCGCCCGTGTAATCAACGTAAACGACCTTAACATCGACATAAAAATCCAGTGCCATCGAGCCCAGCTCACGGCTGCCGACGCCGGTTGCTTTGATGCCGCCAAACGGTATGTGTGCCTCGCCGCCGACCGTCGCGGAGTTGATGTGCGTCACGCCCGTCTCTATCTCATCGACAAAGCGGAACACGCGCGAATTATCCTTAGTAAAGATCGCCGAGGTCAGGC is a genomic window of Chloracidobacterium sp. containing:
- a CDS encoding sulfopyruvate decarboxylase subunit alpha; translated protein: MSHGEDTGHLYHDFKAQGYDFFVGVPCSFLKGFIKEMEADETTEFIPATREDVALSIAAGAYMAGKKPLVYIQSSGLGHLVNAITSLLTPYEIPIHVLVSLRRAPFEHFEMYRISRDLLKLMNYDNYTIVEEAEPK
- a CDS encoding isocitrate lyase/phosphoenolpyruvate mutase family protein encodes the protein MTKARQLRELLATREPVLVIGAHNGLTAKLGEEAGFDAIWASGFEISASHAMPDANILTMAENLAIARSMNDAIKAPVIADCDNGYGNAINVMRMVEEYEKAGIAAVCIEDNVFPKRCSFYDSVKRELESVEEFAGKIRAAKETQKDRDFVVIARTEALIAGWGMEEALKRGRAYADAGADLVLIHSKAKLPDEIIEFAKQWDRETPLVSVPTTYNTISAPELAENGFKAVIFANHGLRSAIKSTQATLSKLRETQRLSTIDENIVPMKEVYRLMGVDELQANEAQYLPTTSQNVSAVIVAAGQGFKEHLMPLIADRPKSMLEVKGKTILQRQIDSLISYGVRNISVVRGYKKEMVDIADVRYFDNDDFANTTALGSFFTAEQVLKGRTLLLYGDIVFDRGILERLLRSEADITVVVDHAQSGAHGSLNGSSPSYPEMIQTQRQLKSEGLFLPDDSLNTALKAGRKLDKSHANAEFIGMALFSEEGIEQFKAAYHDAKARNAEGAFHEAETFDKASFSDMLQELIDRGIAISCLDIYKGWAEVDTFDDYRNMWVEVEN